A region from the Xanthocytophaga agilis genome encodes:
- a CDS encoding T9SS type A sorting domain-containing protein, giving the protein MKKSVLFLLMVLGGLLADFSVLGQAPTITTPANNATGINPYTQTMTGRLSAGTTPRTGIRRLRVQLYDSDGVTLLLSSAAVSGAGYFSPTIIPTTSTTATYTYPLWNLLQSYADLDPSTSQVYYVRVQTSTATAGWFGPSDATVLNSTLTRITITEPALQNPQIISPANGASFDLCQNLTITVNANYQGARTLLYLVYPTSDPSSPVVDSDADGINPTFANATTATTNYALPAIDTALLAASTPYTIEVYSVDINGELIGTTTSTFTTGVKPPSSIPVITSPLDGATDVSRTPSIAVAAYTGCGTLTSRIIEVDTDPAFGGSSKQTSLQGSGNGAFSWTPATLEFGTQYYVRVTFQISGTTVGEKVISFTTESLVIADPLLISPADEATLDLCSDVVANVNANSTSARSLVFKVFPIGPGPTIFQQTYNFADGNAATTPFNITLLRSLFADNAHYLVELTTRTGANNTGTLIGQVYNDWFTGVNQSSEAANTPVITSPADGVTVNTVTPTIIIQSPFAGCTLNSVLYEILDGTVGNTVVASQNYTTATYNWTVPSFLTAGNTYRARVTYNTANGTFSDTNTFTVSATPGVSIQSPLSLTGLNPCGFPVIVNAYPGATTIKVEYRQKPSGSFGTAFYSTASGSDYTFSFTNTQLLANTNYEMRLTAGTGTGGSFTAITGSATLFDFSTGGIGGTLTPTLSTPLDGATGVSVTPTITFAPYQGDCGAITNYQIEIVPVGGTGDWSTRTGYYYASSASPSFSIPNGVLTAGITYKIRISTEVSLNGGVVGYYSNYDGDDSNPNIYTFTTVSPLETYLELVTSTSNVVGGEIYLNSLNQTLQVLAVSGATQYEIQLSTDSTFTSNIHYTATSASNVFAFNPNSQQLQSGEKYYIRVRISAPSVGPWTSAANIKHVYNSLHPTYADSPVGNVSSNSMKLRGWHMKNATSMFFQIATDVNFTNLVDVHGPYGPISADPAGSGIAYERYSYRKWINGRLVAIDISARDDNYQAFTVLGEYDYVRYLIPGKTYYLRVKNVRTAANGTYLQTGYWANVAAFTVPSYTLTPTATMAGTLTSMFVTPSITASCPPAGVWNVTGMQLQISTDAGFTGIVRDITAASYATTVNSPLNYNTTYYLRVRAQASNNPLGAGAWSPWSATVTFKTMASPSGRVAAAATSLSEDEQSQSVAYPNPFNSTISVTLKAEYAAVTVSLVDQTGKVVDHAQSAGGNTVVLGKKSSQGLYLIRITDQTGVKETIKVVKQY; this is encoded by the coding sequence ATGAAAAAAAGTGTACTATTTCTCTTAATGGTTTTGGGGGGGCTGCTAGCAGATTTTTCTGTGCTCGGACAAGCTCCAACAATTACAACCCCAGCAAATAATGCAACAGGTATAAATCCCTACACACAAACAATGACTGGACGTTTAAGTGCAGGGACAACTCCTAGAACAGGAATAAGAAGGCTTAGAGTTCAGCTTTATGATAGCGATGGTGTAACATTACTTCTGTCCAGTGCAGCTGTCAGTGGTGCAGGTTATTTTTCTCCTACTATTATACCTACTACTTCTACAACTGCAACATACACCTATCCTTTGTGGAATCTTTTACAATCTTATGCTGATCTTGATCCTTCTACTTCCCAAGTATATTATGTAAGAGTTCAGACATCAACAGCAACAGCAGGTTGGTTTGGACCTTCTGATGCAACTGTTTTAAATAGCACGCTTACAAGAATTACCATCACAGAGCCTGCTTTACAAAATCCTCAAATTATTTCTCCTGCCAATGGAGCATCTTTTGACCTTTGTCAGAACCTTACAATTACTGTTAATGCCAATTATCAGGGAGCGCGTACACTTCTATACCTTGTCTATCCAACCTCAGATCCAAGCAGTCCGGTTGTAGATAGTGATGCAGATGGTATAAATCCGACTTTTGCCAACGCAACAACAGCTACAACAAATTATGCATTGCCAGCAATAGATACCGCATTATTAGCCGCTAGCACGCCATATACTATAGAGGTGTACAGCGTTGATATCAATGGTGAACTAATAGGAACTACAACTTCTACGTTTACAACAGGAGTAAAACCACCTTCCTCTATACCAGTTATTACTTCTCCATTAGATGGTGCAACAGATGTATCAAGAACCCCATCTATCGCAGTTGCTGCGTATACAGGTTGTGGAACATTGACATCAAGAATTATAGAAGTGGATACAGATCCAGCCTTTGGTGGATCATCCAAACAAACCAGTTTACAGGGAAGTGGTAATGGAGCGTTTAGCTGGACTCCAGCTACATTAGAATTTGGCACACAATATTATGTACGTGTTACCTTCCAAATAAGTGGAACAACTGTAGGAGAAAAAGTCATCAGCTTCACGACAGAATCTCTTGTTATTGCAGACCCTTTACTCATTTCACCAGCTGATGAGGCAACGCTGGATTTATGTTCAGATGTTGTTGCTAATGTGAATGCGAACAGCACATCCGCAAGAAGCTTAGTATTCAAAGTGTTCCCAATAGGGCCTGGACCTACTATCTTTCAACAAACATATAACTTTGCAGATGGTAATGCTGCGACTACACCTTTTAATATAACGTTGCTCCGTTCATTATTTGCAGATAATGCACACTATCTGGTTGAATTAACAACCCGGACAGGGGCTAATAATACAGGTACGTTGATTGGACAAGTATATAACGATTGGTTTACAGGAGTTAATCAATCCAGTGAAGCGGCTAACACACCTGTAATTACCTCGCCAGCAGATGGAGTAACAGTTAATACTGTGACACCTACTATTATAATTCAATCTCCATTTGCAGGTTGTACATTAAACTCTGTATTGTATGAAATCCTGGATGGAACAGTTGGAAATACAGTAGTTGCTTCTCAGAATTATACAACTGCTACTTATAATTGGACTGTTCCTTCTTTCCTAACAGCAGGAAATACCTATCGTGCCCGGGTTACGTATAATACAGCAAATGGTACATTCAGTGATACTAATACTTTCACTGTTTCTGCAACACCTGGAGTTTCTATTCAAAGTCCACTTTCGTTAACTGGATTAAATCCTTGTGGATTCCCTGTGATTGTAAATGCTTACCCGGGAGCAACTACCATAAAAGTAGAGTACAGACAAAAGCCTTCCGGTTCTTTCGGAACAGCTTTCTATAGTACAGCTAGTGGTTCTGATTACACATTCTCATTTACTAATACGCAATTACTTGCGAATACAAATTATGAAATGCGTTTGACTGCAGGTACAGGTACAGGAGGCAGCTTTACAGCTATCACAGGATCTGCAACATTATTTGATTTTAGCACCGGAGGTATTGGAGGTACTTTAACACCAACATTATCCACTCCGCTAGATGGAGCGACAGGGGTTTCTGTGACTCCTACAATTACATTTGCCCCATATCAGGGAGACTGTGGTGCTATTACAAATTATCAGATTGAGATCGTACCTGTTGGTGGCACAGGAGACTGGTCTACCAGAACAGGCTACTACTATGCGAGTTCGGCAAGTCCATCCTTCAGCATTCCAAATGGAGTGTTGACAGCGGGAATTACTTACAAGATTCGTATCTCCACAGAAGTAAGCTTAAATGGTGGAGTAGTAGGATACTATAGCAATTATGATGGAGATGATTCAAATCCAAATATCTATACGTTTACAACTGTTAGTCCACTTGAAACTTATCTTGAACTAGTTACTAGTACATCTAATGTGGTAGGTGGTGAGATATATCTCAATAGTTTGAATCAAACATTACAGGTTCTGGCTGTATCAGGAGCCACACAGTATGAAATTCAACTGAGCACTGATTCAACTTTTACTTCTAACATTCATTATACTGCAACTTCGGCTTCCAATGTTTTTGCATTCAATCCTAATTCACAGCAATTACAATCTGGAGAGAAATATTATATACGTGTTAGAATATCAGCACCGTCTGTAGGTCCATGGACATCTGCTGCAAACATTAAACATGTGTATAACTCTTTGCATCCAACGTATGCAGATAGCCCTGTAGGAAATGTATCTTCCAATTCAATGAAACTAAGAGGATGGCATATGAAAAATGCAACTTCTATGTTCTTCCAGATTGCAACAGATGTAAATTTCACAAATCTGGTTGATGTACATGGTCCATACGGCCCTATATCTGCAGATCCTGCGGGAAGTGGAATAGCTTATGAACGCTATTCATATAGAAAATGGATAAACGGACGTTTAGTAGCGATTGACATTTCAGCTCGTGATGATAATTACCAGGCATTTACAGTACTGGGAGAGTATGATTATGTACGTTACCTGATACCTGGAAAAACCTATTATCTGCGTGTGAAGAACGTAAGAACTGCAGCAAACGGTACCTATCTACAAACAGGTTACTGGGCAAATGTGGCAGCATTTACAGTTCCATCTTATACGCTTACACCTACTGCAACTATGGCAGGTACTTTGACAAGTATGTTTGTAACACCATCCATAACTGCATCATGTCCTCCTGCTGGTGTTTGGAATGTAACAGGTATGCAATTACAGATAAGTACTGATGCAGGTTTTACAGGTATAGTAAGAGATATTACAGCAGCGAGTTATGCTACTACAGTTAACTCACCATTAAACTATAATACTACATACTATCTTCGTGTAAGAGCACAAGCGTCTAATAACCCATTAGGTGCAGGTGCATGGTCACCTTGGTCTGCAACTGTTACTTTTAAAACTATGGCATCTCCATCAGGAAGAGTTGCAGCCGCAGCTACCAGCTTATCAGAAGATGAGCAAAGTCAGTCTGTAGCTTATCCGAATCCATTCAATAGCACTATATCTGTTACATTAAAAGCAGAATATGCAGCAGTTACTGTTAGCCTGGTAGATCAAACAGGTAAAGTTGTGGATCATGCACAATCTGCAGGTGGTAATACAGTTGTATTAGGTAAAAAATCTTCGCAAGGCTTGTATCTGATTCGTATTACAGATCAGACAGGTGTAAAAGAAACTATTAAAGTTGTGAAGCAATACTAG
- a CDS encoding glycosyltransferase family 2 protein: MQTTTITKLSIVIPAYNEGRTIHFILNKIKAVQLLNNIEKEVIIINDCSKDNTEESILNYQRENPDLPITYFKHEVNKGKGAALHTGISKATGEYVIIQDADLEYDPREYNILLQPVLEGFADIVFGSRFMGGNPHRILFFWHTIGNKFLTFLSNMFTNLNLTDMETCYKLFRTDMIQAIKLKENRFGFEPEVTAKVARIPNVRIYEVGISYYGRTYAEGKKINWKDGFRAIYCILKYNLFA; encoded by the coding sequence GTGCAAACAACGACCATTACCAAACTATCTATTGTTATTCCGGCATATAATGAAGGGAGAACTATTCACTTCATTTTAAATAAAATCAAAGCGGTACAATTACTCAACAACATTGAAAAAGAGGTCATCATTATTAATGACTGTTCAAAAGATAACACAGAAGAGTCTATTCTGAATTATCAACGAGAAAATCCAGATCTACCTATTACGTATTTTAAACACGAAGTAAACAAAGGCAAAGGAGCCGCCCTGCATACAGGGATCAGTAAAGCAACCGGTGAATATGTAATTATTCAGGATGCGGATTTAGAGTATGATCCGCGGGAATATAATATTCTTTTACAACCTGTTCTGGAAGGATTTGCAGACATAGTATTTGGTTCTCGCTTTATGGGCGGAAATCCACACCGTATTTTATTCTTTTGGCATACTATTGGTAACAAGTTCCTGACATTTTTATCCAATATGTTTACCAACTTGAACCTGACAGATATGGAAACATGCTATAAGCTCTTTCGTACAGATATGATTCAGGCAATTAAGCTGAAAGAAAACCGGTTTGGTTTTGAGCCGGAAGTAACAGCAAAAGTGGCTCGTATCCCTAATGTTCGCATTTATGAAGTAGGTATATCTTATTATGGACGTACTTATGCAGAAGGGAAAAAGATAAACTGGAAAGATGGTTTCCGTGCAATTTATTGCATTTTGAAATATAACCTGTTTGCCTGA
- the rlmB gene encoding 23S rRNA (guanosine(2251)-2'-O)-methyltransferase RlmB: MSKDLVFGIRAVIETIRAGKEIDKLLVQRDLSTAGNLAELLQAAHEFNVPISRVPKERLDRVTRKNHQGVIAFVSAVNYAKLHNVISDVYERGLVPLILILDRVTDVRNFGAIARTAECAGAHAIVIPAKGAAQINADAVKTSSGALNFIPVCREESLVRTVSFLQESGLQVIGCTEKAEKLLYEVDLTVPTAIIMGSEEDGITNELIRKVDTLVKIPEAGQISSLNVSVAAGVMIYEAIRQRLR; this comes from the coding sequence TTGAGCAAAGATCTTGTTTTTGGCATTCGGGCTGTGATTGAAACCATCCGGGCTGGTAAGGAAATAGACAAATTATTGGTACAGCGGGATCTGAGCACGGCCGGAAACCTGGCGGAATTACTACAGGCTGCGCATGAGTTTAATGTTCCTATATCTCGTGTACCTAAAGAGCGCCTGGACCGTGTTACTCGCAAAAATCATCAGGGCGTGATTGCATTTGTATCAGCTGTAAATTATGCTAAACTTCACAATGTCATCAGTGATGTATATGAGCGTGGGTTGGTGCCTTTGATCTTGATTTTGGACCGGGTAACTGATGTACGTAACTTTGGTGCTATAGCCCGTACTGCCGAGTGTGCTGGTGCGCATGCTATTGTTATTCCTGCTAAAGGAGCTGCCCAAATCAATGCGGATGCTGTCAAAACATCTTCAGGTGCACTGAATTTTATTCCGGTTTGTCGGGAAGAAAGTTTAGTAAGAACTGTCTCTTTTCTGCAAGAATCCGGATTACAGGTAATAGGATGTACAGAAAAAGCTGAAAAGTTATTATATGAAGTAGATCTTACTGTTCCTACAGCTATCATTATGGGATCAGAGGAAGATGGCATTACCAACGAACTGATTCGTAAAGTAGACACATTGGTCAAAATTCCTGAAGCTGGCCAAATTTCTTCTCTGAATGTTTCTGTTGCTGCCGGAGTAATGATTTATGAAGCAATACGTCAACGATTAAGATAG